The proteins below are encoded in one region of Ostrea edulis chromosome 3, xbOstEdul1.1, whole genome shotgun sequence:
- the LOC130052866 gene encoding perlucin-like encodes MEIVIEVAFSGGHLYVDDFLIYNAPCSTDGIRTPVCPQGSIKRKGLENMMSCYTFHPEPMTFLAAIQTCKLTWPGATLLQIETADEQAFIANIINKTISMSNAADFGIWTGGNDVDTEHTFVWNGPTHPIAFNYTHWHPGQPNNIGGDQDCVLIQYKSSNYEWGDVNCNEKHSFICEMNYDVRHQPSHQYPSGVIG; translated from the exons ATGGAG ATTGTAATTGAGGTAGCCTTTAGTGGTGGACATTTGTATGTGGACGATTTTTTGATATACAACGCTCCTTGCAGCACGGACG GTATTAGAACACCTGTGTGTCCACAAGGATCGATCAAAAGAAAGGGATTGGAAAATATGATGAGCTGTTACACGTTTCATCCGGAACCAATGACTTTCCTAGCTGCAATTCAAACTTGCAAATTAACCTGGCCAGGGGCAACATTACTTCAAATTGAAACAGCAGACGAGCAGGCTTTCATCGCTAACATCATTAATAAAACAATTT CTATGTCGAATGCAGCTGACTTTGGCATTTGGACAGGAGGGAATGACGTTGATACTGAACACACATTTGTATGGAATGGTCCCACTCACCCAATCGCATTCAACTACACTCACTGGCACCCTGGACAACCCAACAACATTGGAGGGGATCAAGACTGCGTTTTAATTCAATACAAATCATCCAACTATGAATGGGGCGATGTGAATTGCAACGAGAAGCATTCTTTCATTTGTGAAATGAATTACGATGTTAGACATCAGCCAAGTCATCAATATCCAAGTGGAGTTATTGGATAA
- the LOC125675215 gene encoding histone deacetylase complex subunit SAP18, which produces MKRSQSQTRFENKINMATVESMVVEEQREPEKPVDREKTCPLLLRVFNNIGRHNQMSDYHRGQTPANELQIYTWLDATLKELTSLVKEVNPDARRKGTFFDFAIVYPDPRAPVYRLREIGTTCAGHRGQDDGVSLANKKFVIGDFLDIAITPPRNDRPNQRRNRPPF; this is translated from the exons ATGAAAAGATCTCAATCACAAACACGCTTTGAGAATAAAATAAACATGGCGACTGTCGAGTCTATGGTTGTGGAAGAGCAGCGTGAACCCGAGAAGCCGGTGGACAGGGAAAAG ACCTGTCCCCTTTTATTGAGAGTATTTAACAACATTGGACGACATAACCAAATGAGCGACTACCACAGAGGTCAAACACCAGCAAACGAGCTTCAGATCTACACATG GCTAGATGCAACACTCAAGGAACTCACAAGTCTCGTCAAAGAGGTCAATCCCGATGCCCGGAGAAAGGGAACATTCTTTGACTTTGCGATTGTGTATCCTGATCCCCGTGCACCAGTTTACAGACTGAGGGAGATTGGGACTACCTGTGCTGGTCACCGAGGGCAGGATGATGGGGTCAGTTTGGCCAACAAAAAATTCGTCATCGGAGATTTTCTTGATATAGCAATCACACCACCCAGAAATGACCGACCAAATCAAAGGAGAAACAGGCCTCCGTTTTGA